One Deinococcus radiotolerans DNA window includes the following coding sequences:
- a CDS encoding tetratricopeptide repeat protein, whose translation MQAEHDFSQGRYPQVISDLAGIRPLSPRAWALLGISHLRLGQLHDAEPVLQRALALGDAEAAVEYGNLLRAQGRFADANRHFVAHEPEPGTELHARWRRWMGVTAFQAGHVEDGIDSVERAARAYLALGDEDGAARTSVSLARMLVRSGHTDRAARLYRSLLPTLPAEPNPLPRLTALAGWLDLLLAGGDEASRDEVMLEASALLRATPSEHARLPVMACLAQLHAREGHARQSAAVLQDMLTLTVGLQGYEARAWVHAHLAEHHARQGRLSEAHAQLRQVPQVDQPSAHVCFVQGLIAARQGLWSKARPAFEGALRQATDERRALLAARAQLHLASALYADAQPEALQVLEEAADRLLRLDLTAALHADLADCAEVLYAGLLDPYLAALAAPLRPGRGPLRAGALQADTLHLELITLGRPAVRLEGETLPVSSDTTALLVLLAQKPGLTRSDLERLLYPDKAPTAATAAVKAHLLEVRRSLGAGTLLRSGPYHEQQYRLAPHLAVTVDADVLEGALQSGRTPLVLATCQGPFLPDHPSDWAAEQREHLQAKVSAYVMAEAATTRRRQAHPEAEQLCSTYLSAHPDDLAVHAERVAAARSLRDPLKRQTAEVQARQAGLDV comes from the coding sequence GTGCAGGCAGAACATGATTTTTCGCAGGGCCGATACCCCCAGGTCATCTCCGATCTGGCCGGCATCCGGCCGCTCTCACCGCGGGCCTGGGCGCTGCTGGGGATCAGCCACCTGCGCCTCGGTCAGCTGCACGACGCAGAACCGGTACTTCAGCGGGCGCTTGCGCTGGGGGACGCGGAAGCCGCCGTCGAGTACGGCAATCTCCTCCGCGCACAGGGGCGCTTCGCGGACGCGAACCGGCACTTTGTCGCCCACGAACCGGAACCCGGTACGGAACTGCACGCCCGGTGGCGCCGCTGGATGGGCGTCACGGCCTTTCAAGCCGGGCACGTGGAGGACGGTATCGACAGCGTGGAGCGCGCCGCCCGCGCGTACCTGGCATTGGGGGATGAGGACGGGGCGGCGCGCACCAGCGTGTCCCTGGCGCGGATGCTGGTCCGCTCCGGACACACGGACCGCGCCGCCCGGCTCTACCGTTCGCTGCTGCCCACCCTGCCGGCCGAGCCCAATCCCCTGCCGCGCCTGACCGCGCTGGCTGGGTGGTTGGACCTCCTGCTCGCTGGGGGTGACGAGGCCAGCCGCGACGAGGTCATGCTGGAAGCCTCGGCGCTGCTGCGGGCTACCCCTTCGGAACACGCCCGGTTGCCGGTGATGGCCTGCCTCGCCCAACTGCATGCCCGTGAAGGGCACGCCCGGCAGAGTGCAGCCGTCCTCCAGGACATGCTCACGCTCACGGTAGGCCTGCAAGGTTATGAGGCCCGTGCGTGGGTGCACGCCCACCTGGCCGAACACCACGCGCGGCAGGGCCGCCTGAGTGAAGCGCATGCCCAGCTGCGTCAGGTGCCGCAGGTGGACCAGCCGTCCGCCCACGTGTGCTTCGTTCAGGGGCTCATTGCCGCCCGGCAGGGCCTGTGGTCCAAAGCCCGCCCTGCCTTCGAAGGGGCCCTGCGGCAGGCTACCGATGAGCGGCGGGCGCTGCTGGCCGCCCGCGCCCAGCTGCACCTGGCGTCCGCCCTGTACGCCGACGCGCAGCCCGAAGCACTGCAAGTGCTTGAAGAGGCCGCGGACCGGCTGCTCCGGCTGGACCTGACGGCCGCGCTGCACGCTGACCTGGCTGATTGCGCGGAGGTGCTGTACGCCGGCCTGCTGGATCCGTACCTGGCCGCGCTGGCCGCGCCGCTCCGGCCTGGTCGGGGACCATTGCGCGCCGGGGCCCTGCAGGCCGACACGCTCCACTTGGAACTCATCACGCTGGGCCGGCCAGCCGTGAGGCTGGAAGGCGAGACGCTGCCAGTCAGTTCGGACACCACGGCGCTGCTGGTCCTGCTGGCGCAGAAGCCCGGGTTGACGCGGTCGGATCTCGAACGCCTCCTCTACCCGGACAAGGCGCCCACCGCGGCCACCGCCGCTGTCAAAGCCCACCTTCTGGAGGTGCGCCGCAGCCTCGGCGCAGGGACGCTCCTGCGGTCCGGGCCGTACCACGAGCAGCAGTACAGGCTCGCGCCGCACCTGGCAGTCACCGTGGACGCCGACGTCCTAGAAGGCGCCCTTCAGTCCGGGCGAACGCCCCTGGTCCTGGCCACGTGCCAGGGCCCGTTCCTCCCGGACCACCCGAGCGACTGGGCGGCCGAACAACGCGAGCACCTGCAGGCAAAGGTCAGCGCGTACGTGATGGCCGAGGCGGCCACGACGCGGCGGCGACAGGCGCACCCAGAGGCCGAGCAGCTCTGCAGCACCTACCTCTCAGCCCACCCAGACGACCTGGCTGTGCACGCGGAACGCGTCGCGGCCGCCCGGAGCTTGCGTGATCCACTAAAACGCCAGACCGCTGAAGTACAGGCCAGACAGGCCGGACTGGACGTATGA
- a CDS encoding response regulator transcription factor: MTDQAIRFGPLGQPYQLICGVPAYASASDLTATLRRYGWVTTDNARIALIMDAPWGNALQQLRSNLSLTTVVVTNSPCPEYWEDLWGLQPAALLAGSCTVADVAGALKRAAAGESFRQTPRHDSLLTSSERKLLQLTAMGLENKRIARELHITEGTVKNGLGRIYIKLGLANRTQLALYYWGLWTVAECMP, translated from the coding sequence ATGACGGACCAGGCGATTCGATTTGGCCCACTCGGGCAGCCCTATCAACTGATCTGCGGCGTACCAGCCTACGCCTCTGCGTCCGATCTGACAGCGACCCTCCGGCGGTACGGCTGGGTCACCACCGACAATGCCCGAATTGCCTTGATTATGGACGCGCCATGGGGCAACGCCTTGCAGCAGCTCCGCTCCAACCTCAGCCTCACCACCGTCGTCGTCACCAACAGCCCCTGCCCGGAATACTGGGAGGATCTCTGGGGTCTGCAACCCGCGGCCCTGCTGGCCGGTAGCTGCACCGTTGCCGACGTGGCCGGCGCCCTCAAGCGAGCGGCAGCGGGCGAATCCTTCCGTCAGACCCCCCGGCATGACAGCCTCCTCACCTCTTCAGAGCGAAAACTGCTTCAACTCACCGCCATGGGCCTGGAGAACAAACGCATCGCCCGTGAGCTTCACATCACAGAAGGCACCGTCAAAAACGGTCTGGGACGCATCTATATCAAGCTCGGGCTGGCCAACCGCACGCAACTGGCCCTCTACTACTGGGGATTATGGACGGTTGCTGAGTGCATGCCTTGA
- a CDS encoding GntR family transcriptional regulator, with translation MTQDSTDERGVLDWITPQINPHSGIPIYVQLTQAFTRAIQRGTLRSGDALPTVRRLASTLRLAPNTVTRAYAELQRQGLIESRAGAGTTVCALAATHFIDEASRQVLTEELHDVLHRMLVSGMTMQDIDELCQQFTASKRMEAL, from the coding sequence ATGACACAAGACTCGACGGATGAACGGGGGGTGCTGGATTGGATCACGCCGCAGATCAACCCACACAGCGGCATTCCCATCTACGTCCAGCTGACGCAGGCCTTTACCCGCGCGATCCAGCGCGGCACCCTCCGCAGCGGCGACGCCCTTCCTACAGTCCGGCGCTTGGCCAGCACCCTGAGACTGGCGCCAAACACCGTCACGCGCGCGTACGCCGAACTGCAGCGGCAGGGCTTAATTGAAAGTCGGGCCGGGGCCGGCACGACAGTCTGCGCGCTCGCCGCCACCCACTTCATCGATGAGGCCAGCAGGCAGGTCCTCACAGAGGAGTTGCACGATGTCCTGCACCGCATGCTCGTGAGTGGAATGACCATGCAGGACATTGATGAGCTCTGCCAGCAGTTCACCGCGTCCAAGCGGATGGAGGCCTTATGA